The Populus alba chromosome 6, ASM523922v2, whole genome shotgun sequence genomic interval AGAACATAAATATAACATACCGAGATTCTCAAAATGTaaccactaattttttttttattgttctatatttataattttacttttatttttacaaaggAAAACTAAAATTACACgggaaattagaaaaataaaccaCAGCAGATGATCATCATCGCCCCCACTTAACCTCCACCCTTTGCCCAAcaagacaggaaaaaaaaaaagatgagacaGCAAACTATTGTAGTTTGTTTTTCTATTGAAATAGATACTCGCATCCCCACATGAAGCTTtggctttttatttaaaaggaaaaaaccaaGCTCGACAtaccggtaaaaaaaaaatagaagaagataaAAGGTGGGGATTTGGATGCAAGAAGGGCTATAATCGATGAAGGAAAAGGCCGCCGGGGAGGAGATGGTGTTGCGATTAATCACTTTCCAGTTCCCATAGTATTCAAGCAGcagatcaaaattcaaaatcagaATGGGATGATCCATTCCTTGCTAATTAAGTATGCACTGTACGGTATATATATACCCTTTAATTCCCTTTATATGTAGGAAGCAAGTGTCATAGCTAGCTAGTTATAATTAGGTAGAAAATCGTCTGGTTGAACCAAACATCTGGTCGAGGAGGATGACAATAGCCATGGCCACCGAGCTGTCAATTTCCGGGCCAACAAGGAGGCGGAATACGTCTACACCAAAAGCCACCCCACCCACTCTCTCTTTCTGCTTGATCTCAGCcacccttctcttcttctcatcaTACACCGCACAGCATCTTTGTGCATACGATCCCTCTATCTCATACATAACGTTCTTGTTACTACCTGCGGCTCGGCTAACATTAGCTAAACACTTTTTGTTGAGGATGCTAACATGCTTCTTCACAGAGAACTCGGGGTTGATGGCTGTTTCTCCATTATACACCAGCCAACTATCTCCTAAGCTCAACCTCTGTTATTAATTACATCAGATAAAAATGAGTAAGGCCATTAATATAATTGCCTAAGTAAGCAACCCATTTATACCATTCAAGCTggtatatgaaaatatatataatatacctTGCGTCGCATGGTGAGGAGAGGCTTGCCGGCAGCATCCATAAGAACGATCTCACCATTACTACCGGAAGTGGCCATATAGTTGTCAACCCTAAACAAAAGGTTGCCCTTGCTATCAAAGACTGTAAAGCCATTGCAGTTGAACAACAAAGACTTCTTCCACACGGTTAAAACAACCGCGTGATCTGCGTCTAAGGCATTGTTAGAGGACTTGAGCTTGAGCAGCTGGCGCCGTTTCTCATtggtggtggcggtggtgggAGCGACGTTAGGGTATACTTTCGCCATCGCTGAACTTATGCGGGGAGTAATCGATTCCAGCCTCACAACTTTACCCTGTCctggagaggagaggagaggagaggagaaggAGAGTGAGAAAGAGGGGCGTGTTTCTCTTTTTTGAGTTGTTTATGGCAAGTTGATATTCAACACTCACCCTTATATATAGCAGCAGTAGGAGTAACAAGATCAAGAGCCAAGGGGTGAGGCTAGGCTTGAAAGGTTAATATTCCTACGGCTAGCTAATGGTTCCGACGTGTCCAAACAAATCGAAAAATATTATAGAGGATGCCTTGACAAAGAATAAGATATATATCGCACCTAAAGGCGCACGATTGTGAAAAGAAAGTCCAAGAGTGCGCCACCCCACCCCACCCTGACCCCTCAATTGCATGACGTATATGACGACGAAAAGCACCCCACtagctattattattactattattattatttaaatacaatGTAGGGTATTGATTAGTTTGTGCGTATCAACTAAGTTTTTAGAACTATAAATCAGTTTTTATATTAGGTTAAGCTTTGCGGTTCGTGGATCACTAgtgaaattcaaactttaaaatcttaaaagagTTTTGTTTAGGTTTCTTTAgaaatatgatttgttttttttttaaaaaatatttttatttaaaaatatattaaaataatattttttattttttaaaaatcatttttaatatcaacgtattaaaatgatttaaaaatacaaaaaaaataatttaaaataaaaaaataaatattttttaatttttttttaaaatatttttagaacataaaaataaataacatttaattcttttaattcctAGCTAAATATCGCTAGAAAAACATCTTTGGGTTTTAGCTAATACcctaaatttaattcttttaattcctAGCTACATATCGCTAGAAAAACATCTTTGGGTTTTAGCTAATACCCTAAATGCACAAAATTACAACTTTCATTTATTGGATTGTTATTAGCAGGAGATTACGAAGTTATTtaccacttaaaaaaataaattaaaagtagaagACCGATGGGGTTGGTGGTAAGTAATGGGCTTGATtgtaatcattaattaattaattgtagatCAACACCAATGATAGAATTCCTTCTTTAACAATTGCAGCCCCACGCTATCTTTTCTTCTAAgccaattaaataataatcatcacTCATGAAATACCAAGCAAGAAAGTACACAAACAAATactatacatacatacatacatacatacattcctatatataataaataaacaaaatctataTGGTAAACTTGTGGCTGAGGACTAATTAGCGGTGCTAGGAGGGACACCCATACTCTTCccagagatattttttttggttgttctACTTATACCAAGTCaagtcaaataataataataataataataataataataataataattattattattattattattattattattataaaaatactaaaaaataatggtaatttattttgacttttATATGACAACTATGAATTGTTACAATGGAACCGGGTCagcctctttttctttttttcttttcttttttgttattgaaaaaactatttaaatatggtcactcaattttttttttaattttattcttccaCGTCATATTCATAAAGTTTCAaatctctatttatttcattaGGCGTGCTATgctgtatttataaaataaaaaactatcttGACATTAAATTGATCATCAATGTtgcaaattgaattgaattttattaatatcaaatctaacacaaaaaaaatcgtTTTCACTGTTTACATTGAGAAAAAAGCTAtactttgattttcaaaatctttatattttttttaatttttggtcttAGTGTTTTGAGGGTTTCATATTTtagtcttaaattttatttatttaagtttcGATCCTTAGattaagaagagaaagagagagagagtcgcctaaaaaaaaaaaagagataaaagtaCCTGCAGGCCAACCACGTTCTAGTTACCAAAAGACCAATCTTGCTGTcgataaatttatatttgaaaataatgtttaacaaaggtgattttctttgaacaagtcattaaaaataaactgagACCTCTAAAATTGTTTGTTATTCGATTGGATCTTGAAATTTTAGAGTGATTGTAcgttttgtttttggtatttgaAATATGATTATTGAAATTTGTATGAtgttttgttgttaaaaattaaaaaaataattaggaaaaacaattttgaacaaaaaaaaacatttctcttCCATAATCATCATTAACTGTTTTATGTacttattgtataattaataaataaggattaatttgaaaaaaaatcctccATGACAACTAATGGGAATTATCAATAGTCTAAGCTAATCCAATCTTTAATTAGAGTTTACGTCACAATCATAACAATCCCATTGGCTGGGGGCGGTTTATGCTACTACCCCATCAGTGGCCCTGGAGCCATTTTTCTATGAGGAATGCCTCTGACcctcttgtttttatttgatttctttatttAGATACTTTCCTcagcttattattattaatttaggaTCGATGTAGATGTAGATAATACACTAAAACTTTTTGATATAAGGATAGcttctgatttttttcttttatccgggtatccttatattttttttttaaagtaagatTAGTTCTGTTCAGAATTCGTAATTATCTCTCTtaataagtatatttttaaaaaatcaaacttgtatttttatttttataaggataTGACAATGTTTTAACCACTAGATCAACACGgattataattaattcaagCTTAAAAGGACATATTGTCGAGATTCGTCTCTCGATTTTAGTTGGAGTTGTGCAATCTAGACACGCATTGGCTGGCTGAGGGGAGAAAGAGGATGGCCTTGCGAATTCTATTTTAAACTCTAAGGTCCTTATCCTCAGTCCTCATCGCCTTTTGATATATTATCAGGATCGAGCATCGAAAGGACACGAGGCTTCTGCTATCCCATGGCGCCATTAAAAATCGATAACAGGCTCTGTCAAAGGTCACATGAAAGAGGATCCATCTCCTTCTGATTCCAATTCACAAGCTTGTGGACGAGGAGGCGCGACAAAATAGCACCTGCGGACATGGTGCATATTCtgatatatacatacatatatatatacctacATACACACCCACATATATGTATAAAACATTGCGCGCTTGAGGTCTTAACCCAGTgattgaagggacttgttctcttcctctgcatcctgggttcaaacctcaccgtacacgtctgtcacccccgcgatgccttacatgctcattgggtttgcaggatgttcagtgaaccgtgagattagtcgtggtgcgcgcaagctggcccggacacccacgtaaataataataaaaaaaaacattgctctCAATTGTCTTGGACGGTAGCCTCTCGGTTTTGGCGAAGTAGGGCCAGGCGCATATCGGCTATTCATGACAATGCAATGGATGTGATTATTAGGGTTTTGACTAGAGCATGCTTGAGATGCCTGCTCAAGATACCAGTTCATACTTCGCAGCCTTGCTTTCTTTGTAGTCGACGCTACACGGGCGATGAACAGGAGGAGATTCTAACTTTTTATGgccataaaaagaagaagaaaagggggtCTATAGTGCGATGAAGGGAGGCGTTGAAATGGAGGAAAGAGGAGAGAAGAAGACACGCGTAAGGGTGATGCTTTGATAGCGATGTGCAACTAGCTAGCTACAACGACTCGCTGTAGTGGTATTCAGTTTTTAGTGGAGGGAGAACCATCCGCCATTGCACTCCTCCTCATAATAATATAGAAATATCCCCATAGCCACCACTACGTAAGAAGACGGCGAGATGATTCGATTCCTACTCGCTACCATTTCATAATCAAACTAGAAAAcaccttcttcttccttttttttccttttttcccccTAAAATTCCCTGTGCTTCTATACTTTGTCTTAATCAATGAAAGCATCCTCTCTTCCTAATTCTCCAATCACCTCATGCCACTCCTACTTTTCTAATTTCATGCTAACACGTCTTATTCAACAAGTCTTATTCCCTATGAGGTTTGTCGGCAATTAATGGTCGAGGCTGGGAAGACCCATAAATTAGGTCTATAATACAtttggtttttagtttttcattattttcggtgttgtttattttattatcttgttttaaaggctgttttttaaagtattttttatttaaaaatatattaaaataatattttttattttttaaaaattatttttgatattagcgcatcaaaatactaaaaaaatattaatgtaaagcaaataaaaaaataaaaatttttaaatttttttaaaaatatttttaaaacaaaaaatttacaaaaaaaatattaaggcaTGCATACACTCAAGCTTCCGCAACAATAAATTGCCAAACAATAATGGGGAATTTCGAGAGTTCTCAGCGTTCAGAATCATTTTCATTATTGATGTCGAACCCCGAATCAAAAGATCACCAATCTGCCATGAATTGTGCATCCATGATTTTCAGTCCACATGCTTAAATTCCTCTCCAAATAGAAAGGCCAAAGCATTGAACCACGTTAGCTGCGACACCTGTAAAATGATTCCTTCTACATACAATTCATTAACGAATATGGCAGCACATAAAGCATAAAATTACATCGACCTCAACTAGGACCTTTTCTAGTGGTTCTCCTCAGTTTACCACAAACCCACAGGAAGctgatattctttttaattcccATCTTATTCCAAAGTTGTGAGGACATGCAAGGTTGCAATCTCAGCCGCaacaaaactaagaaaaatctACTTTATACACTCGAGAAAAACTCTAAGAAAGATGGAAAGATACCTTTTACTTTGAGtggatttaattaaaaccattagctcagagagagagagattgatatGAAGGTGCTTATACTACACATAAACAGTCATTAATTGATTCATTGAGAACAATAATTGCTTGTTATGTGTATTTTAGCAAGTTAGTGAAGATGATTGAGATCAATTATCGACCAAAAAGATAAGAATTTAAGTTATTGATTGACTATTAAAACTAGCAGTTAATGCTAGTAAATGTTGTAGGATAATTAAACTTCTAACACATACAACTGTTAGGAGGAGGCGcacaaatgaaaaatattaattatactatgATCTAATAGTAAAAGACCTTTGTACAtggttaaaatttatattttatgtgaaactcgattttataatattataaataggtTTTTTAGCAGCTAAAAACAAGGATTATCTTATATATACAATTTCTTTATAagttttatgcaatttagctTCCCGGTGCTTGCCTCTTTTCTTTCCCTGTTCATGTTTGCACACAATTCTAGTGTCTTAAACCTAGTTGTAAGATCATCAAATCTAGCATTGATTTCGTCAAACCCGGTTTGCATTCGCCCTTCTAGAGTTATTATCACTACTGAATAACAATCTTGTTGATCCCAAATAGCCTGCATCCTCTAATCATAGTCACGGAGATGGTTGTCACCAACCACTCCATAATTTGCTATTGATTCGAATGTTAACCCACTCTGATACCATGCAAGAAgtgtataaaaaagataaaattagagTTCTTAAGCTCTAAGATTACAAACCTAAATGTAGAGAAATCTAGAGAATTCtctagtatttatattaaatctaaaaaatagttttttttctctccatataataaattaagtatctatatttatattagtcctaaaatcttttgtaggaaattattcttaattaaaactttccTAACTAATAGAATCCATCAAGCATTACCATTCTTAAATAGTaaagtaataattaaattaaaaattctaagcttagaaaacaaataattaaatccaaaactaacaagaaaaataattaaaacatgaaaacaataaCTTCATGCTTCATATAAGATGCTTTGGGTTTCtttgcgattttttttttcaaacttggcCTTGTATATCTGGTTCGTAAACTTCTGAGATAATTGTTCTATATCAGTTAGATAActtttaatgagaaatcatttcCAAATGTATTTTGGATTTGGAactaatataaattgaaaggtatcgtttattttgaaaaatatttaaactattatttgaattttataaaacattataGAGTTTTCTCCAAATTTCTTTACAATTTAGGTCTATAACCTTAGAACTTAAGAACTCTAGCTTTTTATCCATGCTATACGTTGTGTTAATTGGTATTAAAGTACGCTTACATCTTTGATGGACGGAGACAATAGCAACCCACTCCGTGATACAGTAATGTAGGCCCTCCAAAGTGTTATGCGAGTTTAAGAGcataaattaaatcatttgaCGCTAGCTCGAAAACAAAGAATGGATCGTTTGGAGCAAGCCATGACAAATCTAACTCGGCTAATGGGTAAGCAAACAAGgatcttgaagagaaaaggaacTTGCCTTGAGACTTATGTTAAAGTAAGTCTAACCCCAAATGCATTCTTGAATTTGATATCCATTCAATTATGGgatatttttgaagaaaaaatttattaaatagttGACAGAGTTGGAAGTttacttttatttcaacaagGTTTCTTCATCAAAATGCAGGACTTATTGCACTCAGACTTTCTCATGATACTAGAGAATGGTGGTTTGAATTTCTAGAATTTAGAACTTATAGTGATA includes:
- the LOC118048235 gene encoding protein LURP-one-related 8 — protein: MAKVYPNVAPTTATTNEKRRQLLKLKSSNNALDADHAVVLTVWKKSLLFNCNGFTVFDSKGNLLFRVDNYMATSGSNGEIVLMDAAGKPLLTMRRKRLSLGDSWLVYNGETAINPEFSVKKHVSILNKKCLANVSRAAGSNKNVMYEIEGSYAQRCCAVYDEKKRRVAEIKQKERVGGVAFGVDVFRLLVGPEIDSSVAMAIVILLDQMFGSTRRFST